One genomic region from Geotrypetes seraphini chromosome 13, aGeoSer1.1, whole genome shotgun sequence encodes:
- the NXPH3 gene encoding neurexophilin-3: MDTPGKVICGQEETSEEEEHSDSKAEQRPRVQKKKGFASAKSRAAQSPLQNATFLELLSNTPELWDVLGSLSQQGQVPHSRIRRRPLVKTAKLKKMFGWGDFYSNIKTVKLNLLITGKVVDHGNGTFSVFFRHNSTGLGNVSVSLVPPTKTLEFDLEQQIYIEAKESKVFNCRVEYEKVERATKTGLCTYDPFKICYHEHTQTHVSWTCSKPFTVVCIYISFYTIDYRLVQKVCPDYNYHTDGSYYPSG; the protein is encoded by the coding sequence GTAATATGTGGACAGGAGGAGACTTCTGAGGAAGAAGAACATTCAGACAGCAAAGCTGAACAAAGGCCACGAGTGCAGAAAAAGAAGGGCTTCGCCTCCGCTAAGTCAAGGGCAGCCCAAAGTCCCCTTCAGAACGCCACCTTCCTAGAGCTGCTCTCCAACACTCCAGAGCTTTGGGATGTACTGGGAAGCCTCTCTCAACAGGGTCAGGTGCCACACTCCAGAATTCGCCGGAGACCACTTGTAAAGACTGCCAAGCTTAAGAAAATGTTTGGCTGGGGAGACTTTTACTCCAACATTAAAACCGTAAAACTCAACCTGCTGATCACAGGCAAGGTGGTTGACCACGGAAACGGCACTTTCAGTGTATTTTTCCGCCACAATTCCACGGGTCTGGGCAACGTATCAGTCAGCCTGGTCCCACCGACCAAAACACTGGAGTTTGATCTCGAGCAGCAAATATACATTGAGGCTAAGGAATCCAAAGTCTTTAACTGCAGAGTGGAGTACGAGAAGGTTGAGCGAGCAACTAAGACAGGGCTTTGTACCTATGACCCATTCAAGATATGCTATCATGAGCACACACAGACCCACGTCTCATGGACCTGCTCCAAACCTTTCACAGTTGTCTGCATTTACATTTCCTTCTATACTATAGACTATAGGCTGGTACAGAAAGTGTGCCCTGACTACAATTACCACACTGATGGATCTTATTACCCTTCTGGCTAA